The nucleotide sequence GGCGATGAGTTCGGCCGGGGTCTCGGTCCCGTCGGAGACGCTCGAATGAGTGTGCAGATCGATCGGGCCGGCCTTCATCCCTCCATCGTAGGTGCCGCTATGCTCAGTCCACCGTGGTCCGTCGAATCGTCACCTTCATCCTCCTGGTCGCCGTCGCGGCAGTGCTGCTGGTGGCCGCCTTCCCGCAGCTGATCGGCTGGCAGAGGCACTACTACGTCGCCCAGTTCATCGCGTTCCGCGGCGCAGCCGTCGCGATCGCCGTGGTCGCGGCCGTCGTGTTCCTCGTCGTCGCCCTCGCGGTGCGGCCCGTGCGCGGATTCTTCGGCGGCCTGACCACCCTGCTGATCGTGTTCGCCCTCGTCTCCGCCGGTGTGCTGGTGGAGCGCGGCACGGGCGACGCGAAGACGAGCGCGAGAGAGACGGGCGACGTGACCGTGCTCTCGTGGAACACCCGCGGCGGCGCCCCGGGGGCCGAGGCGATCGCGAAGCTCGCCCTCGCCGAGCACGCCGACGTCGTGAGCCTGCCCGAGACCACTGACCCCGTCGCCGACCAGGTCGCCGCCCTGATGAAGGCGGGCGGCATCGACACGAGCGAGTACACGCTGGCCTACAGCCAGACCGACAA is from Frondihabitans australicus and encodes:
- a CDS encoding endonuclease/exonuclease/phosphatase family protein gives rise to the protein MVRRIVTFILLVAVAAVLLVAAFPQLIGWQRHYYVAQFIAFRGAAVAIAVVAAVVFLVVALAVRPVRGFFGGLTTLLIVFALVSAGVLVERGTGDAKTSARETGDVTVLSWNTRGGAPGAEAIAKLALAEHADVVSLPETTDPVADQVAALMKAGGIDTSEYTLAYSQTDKSKSTSLLIAKSLGAYDVSVDKTTTEILPTLIAKPASGTGPTIVAVHSVAPVKWYMPQWRHDLAYLSKLCSGTNMIMAGDFNSTLDHLKGLGTGSATLGSCRDAALATSNAAVGTWPTSVPPLASAPIDHVMATSDWKIDGFHVITTEDHAGSDHRPVVAQLSPKDIQANP